The genomic interval ATACGATGCTACAAAGATGAAGGCCCTCACTTCAAAAAAGGGAGGAGGACAAAGGAGCTGGGACAAGCTGAGGACCACTACACTAACAGACTGACGACATGTGGGAATGGGAATGTTGAAGCCAGCAATCTTTTGAAATATCACTATCAccttcaaaactctgcttttctAATCAGGAAATTGGGAGTGGGAGAATCTTGGCCTGAATTGCCCACCAACACATTCTTCTTAACAGAAGTGAAGGTATTTTAGGCTATGAAAAGCATTTCAAGACATCTGTTTTCAGGGATGAACCACAGTCACAAAAATACTTTTCAGAGTTGGTTTACTCTAAAGTCTATCTCAAGAACAAGGGCAGTGAGCTCTCACAAGGTACTGAGACGTGTTctggcaaaaatatttttgttttcctaaagttatatatgctgtcttcaagttcaactataatatatatatgttctttttttgtcagcaaaaaaagggatttttttaaaaactccaaaattAATAATATCTGTGTAGAATGAAGGCAGAATTTTGGTTGTTGTTTATAATTTAGAACATAGATGAAATCACAAGGTCCGCAAAGTTCTCTGCATTCACAGCTTTCAGAATCCTTTTCTCCTTTCACATGAACTCATCTGAATCATTGCCATCCTGATTTGAAGACATGTTCTCAACCTTCATTAGTGATGAATAGCTCCTAAGTTCATccatctccctcttcttcttcatttcttctttttctctccttttcatttcctgaatttgggcttttttctcatttctctcttcccagtctctgctttcctTCTCTGCAGCTAGGTCTGGAAACCACTCTAACTTGGTCTTTTCTAATGGGTTCAGTATCTCATTCACTTTTTTCTCCACCGTCATAATTTTTACATTCTTCTGCCTGTGAAAGCCTATCTGCCCCTCATCCATGTCAGCTGTTTTCTTCAGGTTAGACCACGGTGTATATACCACATTAACGTTGTTCGTCTTGCAGCCTTGAATGCTATTGGCCTTCACAAGGTGGGCACAGTCCATCAGCACTTCCTTTggaatgtcttttattttctctcccttaTGTAATTGAAGGTATACGTGAGCTGAAGAGAGTTTgtccacatgaaaacaaatatcttCAGGCCAGCCATACTTTATCAGatcttcattttcatatttatccTTTCCCATGTAAATAGTGTAAGCAGATGAATTAATATCAAAGGCATGCAtgaattcacactggagaataTGTAAGTAATGAGGGAAAGTCTTCACTCAATCCAGTCCTTTCACATGCTCaaaagaattcacactggagaggaACCCTTTTCCTTGCCTGCCAAAACCAAATCAGGAGCATCGTGTCACTTTTCAAAAACCCGGAACATCGACTCTTGCCCAGTGAGTGGCTGCTATCGACATTCCAGTCTACTGCTCTGCGCTGTGTCCCAGGCCCTTCCACTGCTGCTAGTGAAGTAGAACACCATGATGGCCATGCGACCACCCCAGAACCCAGCAGGAGGACTCTttgatgattttcattgttttttttcatttcctcttcatggaatattttgccgaggatgttctgtagtacaggctttctatggaaggtttttatttcatcattaaatctaaagcttaattttgttggatatgattcttggttggcatctattttctt from Ictidomys tridecemlineatus isolate mIctTri1 chromosome 8, mIctTri1.hap1, whole genome shotgun sequence carries:
- the LOC101957130 gene encoding coiled-coil domain-containing protein 25, with the protein product MGKDKYENEDLIKYGWPEDICFHVDKLSSAHVYLQLHKGEKIKDIPKEVLMDCAHLVKANSIQGCKTNNVNVVYTPWSNLKKTADMDEGQIGFHRQKNVKIMTVEKKVNEILNPLEKTKLEWFPDLAAEKESRDWEERNEKKAQIQEMKRREKEEMKKKREMDELRSYSSLMKVENMSSNQDGNDSDEFM